The following coding sequences lie in one Treponema sp. OMZ 790 genomic window:
- a CDS encoding M23 family metallopeptidase, producing the protein MKKTYYLFAGITVFLLVLTTAYLALDIFSPVGSSQNSLDNGMGGGDTRLPTFRPDEEISDIKLPPLDYTVYAVKRGDMVGEIAFRHGVSQDAIISLNKLRNTRSLQIGQLLKIPSMDGIVYTAKRGDTPEKLADSYKISLEKLALVNNISDNNILKAGAVVFLPDAKLDWVTLQEINGDLFKSPIRGRYRVTSRYGWRRDPFTGRRSFHNGIDLATYKGAPIYATLAGTVVATGYSNVYGNYVIIRHHSGYQTLYGHMNSILTSRGKYVTAQSKIGTVGTTGRSTGPHVHFTVYKNGATINPTAVWHY; encoded by the coding sequence ATGAAAAAAACTTACTATTTGTTTGCAGGTATAACGGTTTTTCTCTTGGTTCTCACTACAGCCTATCTTGCTCTAGATATTTTTAGCCCTGTTGGTTCATCTCAGAATTCGTTGGACAACGGAATGGGCGGAGGCGACACAAGGCTTCCCACTTTTCGACCTGACGAGGAAATTTCGGATATAAAACTTCCTCCTTTGGATTACACGGTATATGCAGTAAAAAGAGGAGACATGGTAGGAGAAATTGCTTTCCGCCATGGAGTAAGTCAAGATGCAATTATAAGCCTAAACAAACTCAGAAATACAAGAAGTCTTCAGATAGGACAGCTTTTAAAAATTCCTTCGATGGACGGAATCGTATATACCGCAAAAAGAGGAGATACGCCCGAAAAACTGGCCGATTCATATAAAATCTCGCTCGAAAAACTGGCTCTTGTAAATAATATTTCGGATAACAATATTTTAAAGGCCGGGGCCGTTGTATTTTTACCGGATGCAAAACTTGACTGGGTAACCTTACAAGAAATAAACGGAGATCTTTTTAAATCTCCCATCCGCGGAAGATACAGAGTAACATCCCGTTACGGCTGGAGACGGGATCCGTTTACCGGAAGACGAAGTTTCCATAACGGCATCGATCTTGCGACCTATAAGGGAGCTCCCATTTATGCGACCCTTGCAGGTACGGTTGTTGCAACGGGCTATAGCAATGTATACGGTAATTACGTAATAATAAGACACCATTCCGGATACCAAACCCTTTACGGTCATATGAATTCCATTCTAACATCCAGAGGAAAATACGTTACTGCCCAAAGCAAAATAGGAACAGTAGGAACTACGGGAAGAAGTACGGGACCTCATGTTCATTTTACGGTTTACAAAAACGGAGCTACAATAAATCCGACAGCAGTCTGGCACTACTAA
- a CDS encoding mechanosensitive ion channel family protein, whose product MQNLIDNAQRWLSEYPVREDIFWLVSVLVISFILHKLLKKITTGTVKKILSRLTAKTKSKLDDYIFDKIHVERISLIIYIFAFNFLSLKLSFGAQIMQKLASLISIWIIVRLLHGLFDGLTAYTENEPRFEGKPYRSYIQVFILIVYIAGFIIAAGTISGKSPWSLLSGIGAMTAVLLLVFRETILSFVASLQISSYDLVRRGDWISVPKYDADGDVTEVALHTIKIQNWDKTISVLPTSDLMQSGFKNWRGMQETGGRRIKRSIFLDVSSVKFMDEELRRRVGKIELLKSYFAEVESADISAQYGSNTEHPLNDRRLTNIGTFRMYVTRYLQSLDSLRKDLTFLVRQLEPGATGIPLEIYVFTATTNWGEYEKIQADIFDHLFAAVHEFDLRIFQYPVGGFLTKD is encoded by the coding sequence ATGCAAAATTTGATAGACAACGCTCAAAGATGGCTTTCGGAATACCCCGTTAGAGAAGATATTTTTTGGCTTGTTTCTGTTTTGGTTATTTCGTTTATTCTTCATAAATTATTAAAGAAAATAACTACGGGAACGGTAAAAAAAATATTGTCCCGCCTTACAGCCAAAACAAAGAGCAAACTTGACGATTATATTTTCGATAAAATTCATGTAGAGCGCATCTCACTGATTATATATATCTTTGCTTTCAATTTTTTGTCGTTAAAATTAAGTTTCGGCGCACAGATTATGCAAAAACTTGCAAGCCTGATTTCCATATGGATAATAGTAAGGCTTTTGCACGGTCTTTTTGACGGGTTGACGGCCTATACCGAAAATGAACCTCGATTTGAAGGGAAGCCTTACCGCAGTTATATTCAGGTTTTTATCCTGATCGTTTATATTGCAGGTTTTATAATCGCTGCAGGAACAATCAGCGGAAAGTCTCCATGGTCTCTTTTAAGCGGAATAGGAGCCATGACGGCCGTTCTTCTTTTGGTCTTCCGCGAAACGATTTTGTCCTTTGTGGCGAGCTTGCAAATTTCTTCCTACGATTTGGTAAGAAGAGGAGATTGGATTTCCGTTCCCAAGTACGATGCCGACGGAGATGTTACCGAGGTCGCCCTGCATACGATAAAAATTCAGAACTGGGATAAGACAATTTCGGTTTTGCCTACAAGCGACCTTATGCAAAGCGGTTTTAAAAACTGGCGCGGTATGCAGGAAACGGGCGGAAGGCGTATCAAGCGTTCAATCTTTTTGGATGTTTCTTCCGTAAAATTTATGGATGAAGAACTTAGGCGCAGGGTAGGGAAGATTGAGCTTTTAAAGTCCTATTTTGCCGAGGTTGAAAGCGCCGACATAAGTGCCCAATACGGCAGCAATACCGAGCATCCTTTAAACGATAGAAGGCTTACCAATATCGGAACCTTTAGAATGTACGTTACGCGCTATCTTCAAAGCCTTGATTCTTTGAGGAAGGATTTGACCTTTTTAGTACGCCAGCTTGAGCCGGGTGCTACAGGAATTCCCTTGGAGATATATGTTTTTACCGCAACTACCAACTGGGGCGAATACGAAAAGATTCAGGCCGATATTTTTGACCACCTTTTTGCGGCCGTCCACGAATTTGACCTCAGAATCTTTCAATATCCTGTGGGCGGTTTTTTGACAAAAGATTAG
- a CDS encoding RNA polymerase sigma factor: MIKFSGFLRKESPEALQDRLLCKAVLAGNTEAFSIIASKYQKRIYSLGLSFFKNHDDSEDFVQDIMLKTFSALPKFRGESSFSTWLMRIAYNSAINSVKRKREFVSAFDDFEIKTNDLTPEERQIQNCVKNAIRRAVNDLPEKYRICIDLYFFYDMAYADIESVTGIPVNTIKSHIFRSKKILKTELENQGIHGREESPSYPVLFKLNLAYDM, from the coding sequence ATGATTAAATTTTCCGGTTTCCTCAGAAAAGAATCTCCCGAAGCCTTACAAGACCGACTTTTGTGTAAGGCTGTGCTTGCCGGAAATACCGAGGCTTTCAGCATAATCGCTTCAAAATACCAAAAACGTATCTACTCTTTGGGATTGAGTTTTTTTAAAAATCATGATGATTCCGAGGATTTTGTACAAGATATAATGCTTAAAACTTTTTCGGCTCTGCCTAAATTTCGGGGAGAATCTTCCTTTTCTACATGGCTTATGAGGATTGCCTATAATTCGGCGATAAACTCGGTTAAACGCAAGAGAGAATTCGTTTCCGCCTTTGACGATTTTGAGATAAAAACCAATGACCTTACACCTGAAGAAAGGCAGATTCAAAATTGTGTAAAAAATGCAATCAGACGTGCAGTAAATGATCTGCCCGAAAAATATAGAATATGTATAGACTTGTACTTTTTTTACGATATGGCCTATGCCGATATAGAGTCCGTTACGGGAATCCCTGTAAATACGATCAAGTCCCATATTTTCCGCTCAAAAAAAATATTAAAGACTGAGCTTGAAAATCAAGGAATTCACGGCCGGGAGGAGAGCCCTTCATATCCTGTTTTGTTTAAATTGAATTTAGCCTATGACATGTAA
- a CDS encoding response regulator transcription factor, whose amino-acid sequence MKIAIVDDEKLICEGLKIIFQSYPDIEVVATGSNGNEALKICEEKKPELLLMDIRMPECNGVEAAKKIKKDFPDTKILILTTFNDTEYIQKALQYGASGYLLKDSSPDVIYDGIKAAISGNIVINPEVAKTMLFENHEEAEGRVLKTLTEIQDEYGLSQKEVEIIRLVSEGLSNKQIAYKQGLSEGTIKNNISVIFDKTFVSDRTQLAAFAFKNGIV is encoded by the coding sequence ATGAAAATAGCTATTGTAGACGATGAAAAGCTCATATGCGAAGGCTTAAAAATAATCTTTCAGTCCTATCCCGATATTGAAGTTGTTGCAACAGGCAGTAACGGAAATGAAGCTTTAAAAATATGCGAAGAAAAAAAGCCTGAACTTCTCCTCATGGATATAAGAATGCCGGAATGTAACGGCGTGGAAGCCGCAAAAAAAATAAAAAAAGATTTTCCCGATACAAAGATTTTGATTCTTACAACCTTTAACGATACCGAATACATTCAAAAAGCCCTTCAATACGGAGCGTCCGGCTATCTTTTAAAGGACAGCTCTCCCGATGTAATCTATGACGGAATCAAGGCCGCAATTTCGGGGAACATAGTTATAAACCCCGAAGTCGCTAAAACCATGCTTTTTGAAAACCATGAAGAGGCTGAAGGAAGAGTTTTAAAAACCCTGACAGAAATTCAAGATGAGTACGGCTTAAGCCAAAAGGAAGTAGAAATTATAAGGCTCGTCTCAGAAGGGCTTTCAAATAAACAGATTGCCTATAAACAGGGCCTTTCGGAAGGCACAATCAAAAACAATATTTCGGTAATATTCGATAAGACCTTTGTTTCGGATAGAACACAGCTCGCAGCCTTTGCCTTTAAAAACGGAATTGTGTAA
- a CDS encoding flagellar basal body-associated FliL family protein has protein sequence MAKNKQKSVTLYQFLKYVLFVVIAIIIAGSVFSLFKKKDSGEPLNSQSPSEIRGKKALYSDLGKLRIPTADESGGTLVVFPVLEYNSDDKAFEEEIVQKKEKIRKSIIDWFSQKTAYELYTMPETEVKKELLGNINSLLNLSRIKHIYFKEFVILE, from the coding sequence ATGGCTAAAAATAAACAAAAGAGCGTAACACTGTATCAATTTCTTAAATATGTACTTTTTGTTGTAATAGCAATTATAATTGCGGGTTCCGTTTTTTCTCTTTTTAAGAAAAAAGATTCCGGCGAGCCCTTAAATTCTCAAAGCCCCTCGGAGATTCGCGGAAAAAAAGCTCTTTATTCCGATTTGGGCAAACTTAGGATTCCTACAGCCGACGAATCAGGCGGAACACTTGTAGTTTTTCCTGTTTTGGAGTATAATTCTGATGATAAGGCTTTTGAAGAAGAAATTGTTCAAAAAAAAGAAAAAATCCGAAAAAGCATTATCGACTGGTTTTCACAAAAAACCGCCTATGAGCTTTATACGATGCCCGAAACTGAGGTAAAAAAAGAGCTGTTGGGCAATATAAATTCTTTATTGAATTTATCCCGCATAAAGCACATATATTTTAAAGAATTTGTTATTTTGGAATAA